One segment of Gammaproteobacteria bacterium DNA contains the following:
- a CDS encoding glucan biosynthesis protein — protein MLLSVVVLVSVCASPVASWSAPNVPEATPAATPPPKRFNFADVRRRAEVLATQPFKVPGNNLPEFFQVLDYDQYRDIRFRADKSLWRNEALPFEVQFVPLGFLFKQPVIVNVVEEGESRPIEYANDLFDFGKNQVPDNLPKDLGFSGFKVLYPLHIDGRYDEVAVFQGASYFRAVGQNQNYGISVRGLAIDTGLPKLEEFPFFREFWLEKPGKDATELTVYALLDSQSVTGAYRFVIKPGVNTQIEVRANLFVREEVQKFGIAPLTSMFFHGALNERFFDDFRPQVHDSDGLLMVNGNGEWIWRPLNNPTRLRISAFQDQNPRGFGLLQRDRDFDDYQDLEAHYHIRPSVWVEPQGEWGKGSVQLIEIPSDAERYDNIAAFWVPEKPVQPGQQLEYNYRLYFFLEIPSLSPGGRTLDSRVGAGGAGDLDSSRRRFVIDFGGERLAQLADDAPVEAVVTGSSGQIENVVTHKNLHTDGWRVSFELLPQGEKPADLRCFLKLGNDVLTETWSYQWTVAK, from the coding sequence ATGTTGCTGAGTGTTGTTGTGTTGGTGAGTGTTTGTGCGAGTCCAGTAGCCAGTTGGAGCGCGCCGAATGTGCCGGAGGCGACCCCAGCCGCCACGCCTCCGCCCAAGCGATTCAATTTCGCCGATGTGCGTCGTCGCGCCGAGGTGTTGGCTACGCAACCCTTCAAGGTGCCAGGTAATAACTTGCCCGAATTTTTCCAGGTGCTGGATTACGATCAATATCGGGATATCCGATTTCGCGCGGATAAAAGTCTATGGCGCAACGAAGCCCTGCCTTTCGAGGTTCAGTTCGTTCCACTAGGATTTTTGTTCAAACAGCCCGTCATTGTTAATGTCGTTGAGGAAGGCGAAAGTCGGCCGATTGAATACGCCAATGATCTATTCGATTTTGGCAAGAATCAGGTGCCTGACAACCTGCCCAAGGATTTGGGGTTCTCGGGTTTTAAGGTGCTTTATCCCCTTCACATCGATGGTCGCTACGATGAGGTTGCGGTGTTTCAGGGCGCAAGCTATTTCCGCGCCGTCGGCCAGAATCAGAACTATGGCATTTCCGTGCGTGGCCTGGCGATTGACACCGGTCTGCCGAAGCTCGAAGAATTTCCCTTTTTCCGTGAATTCTGGCTGGAAAAACCCGGCAAGGACGCTACCGAACTGACCGTCTACGCGCTGCTTGATAGCCAGAGCGTGACTGGCGCTTACCGGTTTGTCATCAAACCGGGCGTCAACACGCAGATTGAAGTGAGAGCCAATCTGTTTGTTCGGGAAGAGGTCCAGAAATTCGGGATTGCGCCGCTGACCAGCATGTTCTTTCACGGCGCATTGAACGAACGATTCTTCGACGATTTCCGTCCCCAGGTGCATGACTCGGACGGCCTGCTGATGGTCAATGGCAACGGGGAATGGATCTGGCGGCCTTTGAATAACCCGACCCGACTGCGGATCAGCGCCTTTCAGGATCAAAATCCGCGCGGTTTCGGTTTGCTGCAACGCGACCGGGACTTTGACGATTATCAGGACCTGGAGGCGCATTACCACATTCGTCCCAGCGTTTGGGTTGAGCCACAGGGCGAATGGGGCAAAGGGTCGGTGCAGCTGATCGAAATTCCCAGCGACGCCGAGCGCTACGATAACATCGCCGCATTCTGGGTTCCGGAAAAACCGGTCCAGCCAGGTCAGCAACTCGAATACAACTACCGGCTGTACTTCTTCCTGGAGATACCCAGTTTGTCGCCGGGCGGGCGCACCCTGGACAGTCGAGTGGGCGCGGGCGGCGCCGGCGACCTGGATTCCTCGCGCCGTCGCTTCGTGATTGATTTTGGCGGCGAGCGCCTGGCGCAGCTGGCGGATGATGCGCCGGTCGAGGCGGTGGTCACTGGCTCCAGTGGCCAGATCGAAAATGTGGTGACCCACAAAAATCTACATACTGATGGTTGGCGGGTGTCCTTTGAACTGCTGCCACAGGGAGAGAAGCCCGCTGATTTACGCTGTTTCCTGAAACTCGGCAATGACGTACTGACCGAAACTTGGAGTTATCAGTGGACC